The genomic stretch GAACTCAAACTTCAGCGCATACTCAATAACTATATCACATGGTCCTTCGATCACTATCATTGCAATGTTTCCTTTTACATTGGAAGCACCATCCACATATAATGCCAATTCTGAAGGGGGGCCATTGTTGACGGGCGTGCTAAGGTCGACTACGAAGTCGCCCAGGGCTTGAGATTTGATGACCCCCCTTAAAATATCATGGATGTCGTATTCTGATAGCTCTACTAACCAAGAAACCATCATTCATGCTAGGTCATACATCTTAAAAACATATCGGATAAGATAATTGGTCTTTACCAGGATGGTGTCTCTCTGAAAGTATGGCCTGAGTTTTTCGCCATCATAATAACGACCAACGCTAGTTTTTCGATCTTATGGTAGCGTGTCTTAGCGCCCTTGAACACTTTGCTTACAAAATACACAGGTCTCTCTTGTTGTCTATTTTTTGTATGAGGACTGAGCTTATCGTCCTTTCGATGACCAATAGGTAGAGGAGCAAAGGCGGGTCCTCATTCAGATGAGTAAGGATCAGGGGTGATGTGAGGAGTTCTTTGATCTTGGAAAAAGCGCCCTCACATTCGAAGGTCTATTCAAACCACTCCTTTTTCCTCAGGGAAGCAAAGAAAAGGAAAGAATTGGCGCCCGCACAGGAGAGGGAGCGAGACAGGGCGACAAGGCATCCAGTAAGTTGTTGCACTTTCTTCATGTTAGTGGGGTTGCGCATATCAATGACCGCCTAAAACTTATCCAGATTGGCTTAAATCCCTCTCCTTGTTAGCATAAAACCCAGGAATTTCCCTGTCTGGACTCCAAAAGAGCACATGGTGGGGTTTAAGCGCATATCATACCTTCTTACTGACTGTAGGACATCATCCAAGTCATCAACATGCCTATGCCCCTCCCCCTTTTTAATAATCATGTATTTGACATATACCTCTAGATTTTGCCCAATATGATGGGAAAAAATCGCGTCCATGAGTCACTGTTACATGGTGTAATGCCCCATACTACTTTCAAGCTTACCGACTAACACCATAAACCAGCACAGGTCTTTTTTGCATGTTTTGTCCTGACTCACATGATTTCCAGGAGACTTCTtagaaggtcacccatccaaatactgCTCTAAGTCAAGCACGTTTAACTCTGAAGTTCTTATTTGTTATGATAccaaaaagaagatgcatcttattgGTATAGGTAGCACCAATCAATTCTTATAAGCTTTCCTTCAACCATGCAATCCCATACATGTACAACCTCAGGAtcctctcattccgatgtgaattcaTGCGACCACTCCCCACCTTCTTCGGCCTCGGATGTTACAACCACTCTCTGCCCTCTTCGGCCTTGGGTGTTACACGTGGCACCAACGTTCTTGAGATCGAATGGCATGACATTATAGTAATAGTTGTCATGGTATGACATGAATGCGGTTTGGGGTGCATCCAGGAGATCCATTCagatttgattgtatcccgaGTAGGCATCCATGAAACTTAAAATGGGTTGCTTGATGACCCATCGATTAGACAATCAATGTATGGCAGTGGAAATGGATCCTTGGGGCAGGCATTGTTCAAATATGTGAAATCTACACATGCGCCAGTTGTTATTGGATTTTTGCACCAGGACTACGTTGGCCAACCAGGTGGAGTAATTTGTTTCAGTGATGAATCTGGCGTTGTATAGTTTTTCCACCTCTTCATCAATGGAGGTCCTCTTTTCCTCGCATACCTTTTGTTTCCTCTGTGCCAATTTTCTGGCGGAGGAATGGATGTCGAGGCGATGGCTTATGACCCTGGTGTCTATACATGGCATGTCTGAGGGGGCATAGACAAACATGTCAACGTTCCTTCTAAGTTGGTCAACTAACTCCCGCTCCTCCCCTACAGACAAGGAAATGTCTATCTTTATGACTTGATAAACGTGATACCCTATTTGGACTTCCTTCAAATCTTCCATGGGTGTGAGTCGTTTCGCCTCTGCACCCAGTCTGAAGTCCCAACCTTCGAAGTAAGTATATGGGACTTTGAAAGGATGGGCATCAACAAGTGCGAGCTCTTATATGGCTATCTCCATGCTGCTCATGTAACATCTGTGAGCCGCTTATTGATCTCCTCGAATGGTTCCCACTCTTCCATCTAGGAGTGGATATTTCAGGGTTAAATACCGGGTGGATACGGCCGCTTCTAAGGTGTTGATAGTCAGGCACCTTAGGATGATGTTGTAAGGTGACATGGTGTTCACGATGAGGTAGATGACATTGATCATTTTGGCACTAGCTCCCTCATCTCAGGTGATTTTTAGTGTCATATAGCCCATTATTTGTACCCATTCACCTGATAATCATGTTAGAGATCCGGTGAACCTTTGTATGTCGTCCAAATTCAGTTGTAACTTCTGGAAGATATCCCAAAATAGGACATCGACAGAGTTTCTTGTGTCTATCTGGACGCGCCTGATTCTCAGCTGCCATGTTGAACGGTGATGACTAAGGGATCATTGTCGTGTGGGTTGATTCATAGGGCATCCTTCTCGGAGAAAACTATGTTGACCCCTGTCGTTCCTATGGTGTTCCCAAGAAAACATGGGGATATGACTTTCGTCGTTAACACCTGCTTCGCGTATCTTCTTTAGGCGGCTCTTCAGAGGCCCATCCTGGAGATACCTTCGACAATGGTGTTAGATTTTTTTATGTAGAACATTGTTAGTCATCTCTAGAAAAAGGAGGATGATAGGGTTGGAGTGAAATATGTGGCCCAAGTTAGTTTTACTAGGGTCCCACGGTGGACGTCATTATACTGGTAAAATAGTACAAGGTGTATGTGTGTTCCCCCTACAAGGACAGGGAGACTCATATGTCTTTGTAGGTATATAACACGTTTGGATAATGAGTGTTTTTTCACAGCGGCGAGAAGTCTTATGCGGTGGTGTTTGAGGCTGTTTAAGGGACCAACTCACGTGAGGTGAGAGGCCATGTTGATGGACGACACTGCTAGGTTGTAGGCAAGCGGTTATGTTAGTCGTGTATGTTACAATGGTAACGAGCGTGATACTCTTTGAGTAGTGGAGAGTGTGTATGAGATAGAGTCTATATTTCCCCTTGAGGGATAATGTATTTATAGGGGTCTCTAGGACCTAGGGTTTCCTAAAAAAAAGGTCACCACCCACTTAGTCAAATGGTGGACAGTTGAATTCTTATTTCCAAAGGAGACGTGAGTCAGTAACAAGTTTGACTTTCTCTTTATCCAAGACATGTCTTATCCCACATTTTCCCTCCATGGACGATAAAAATATAAGGGTGAGGCGATACCTCCCTTTAGACGACCCTATGTCGTCGCCTTCTCCTATAGGTGATCCCAGGGCAATGCCCTAGGCAAGACCTTTTACAAATATAGCACTACAATATATGTGTGAGAACTTTATTTGGTATGTTATCTGACAATCTGCCTTGAATCGTTTTCCTTTATATGTCATATATTTTTATAGGGCAGGTCCACACATGTTCTTGAATTCATAGAACATTTTTAAATTACTAGTTGAAGGAGTGAGGTCTTTGGCTAACGTCATTGATTTGACGTCACATCATGATGTTATCCTTGATTAGGGACCTTTTAGTCTTTGTAAAATAGTACTACCTCCGATCAtatttataaaagaaaatttATTCTTTAATTCATTGAGTAATCAATGTATATGAATTTTATAATGGAATAGATACATTGATCATTCAATAAAtctaaaaaatcaattttttctAATAAATAGAATCAAAGAGAATATAAGAGATTAATTTAAACTTCTTTCCGTAGGAGTCAATGTTGTTATTAAACTGTGAAACATTATATAGAATGTTTTATATAATTAAAATTTAAGTGAATTGATTTTTAGGACAACATCAGATAAGGAAATACTTCAAAATTCAAAAAAGTAATTCTATAGGTATTTATAAATCATTTACTAAAAAAATCTTCAAAACTTTCACCCTTTGTCAGACTCAACTTTGTTTGGTTGGTATAAAATACCAATTTTGGCTTGTTGTAGAATGTCAATTTTAATTAGAGAACTCCTAAATTAATTAATATTGCAATGTCTTGTCATCTCGATGACCTTTTTTTGCCAAAGATTTTGCATACACGCACATAAATCCAATATTGTATAATATATCCAAAACTCAGAAATTTCACTTTGATTTCATCCCATTGACTCGGTGTAATATACCCAAGAAAAACTAATTGGTTGAACTTAACAAGCCATTTACATCTTATCAAGTTCTAAATAAAGTTCAATAAAAAATTATTCTACTCAAAATTTAGAATTCAAATTCTCTTAAATAATTTCTTTAAATACAGCTCATTAACCATTTAAATATAATTATTTGATTAGTGTCATTTACAGGTGAGATGATTCAATCTTGTGTAATTGTGATTTAAAGCCATAAATTGATAGCAAGTGGTAATGATCTCAAGTTCGATTTTTCTTCTTGGTTTTAATTAAGGTGTGGTTCACGTTGGAATAAACTTTCTATCACAAGAAAATGATTCTAAAAGAGACAAGCTCCACTAGAGTGAAATAATAATGAGTGGGTCTACTTGTCACTTTCACTTGAGCCCAACACCCAACCATTCTTGTTATTCACTAAACTACATTATTTATGTAATTTGAGTGATATCTAACCTCGTGTCAACCACATCTATAATAGTAGTAATATTCTACCTAAAATATTCTATTGCATTGTTCAATTATTGAGAATAGAAGTGGCTAATTACAACAAGCTAAGTGTCCTCATGCTATTGTAGTTTCTTAAAACGCGCTTAGAATAAACTAATCAAAATTCTGCAAAATTGATCAATAGTAGAAGTCTCACATTAAAAAAGTAATCATTATTTATAAGAAAGAAAAATTATGAggatttttttaatattatttttcattaattgtattagaaaaatatatttaaataattaaaagaaataataataaatatttaagaatataataggaaaaaaaaatattttttgataaaaaaatttCTCATAAAATATCGAGGGAGTCATGTCATAGTTTTAAATTACCTTAAATGGTTTCGGTGTATGTTTAGTTTTGTCGTTTGAACGtttaaaattgattttaaatatgtaaaattaattttaatatgtCTTATTATTCTTGAGTAGAATTGATTATACTTTCttaaattgattttatttttagTTAGGATTGATAGTTTTTGAGTCTAAACATAATTATATTGAAATTTACTGTTCAATTTACTATtgcaagaatttttcaaatcatACATTACTTTTAATTAAAACCAATTTATTAATAATCGATTTTTTTCATAATACCAAACACATACTTAAGTTCTCTACAATGAAACCATGTAATTTTGAATGTATCTGTCTAATCATTTTGCATCGGCCCTAAAACACTATACCTTAAATTCTAGTCAATGGCAAAAAGGAGGAGTTTATTAGCTAGGTGAAATGGTAGAATCCATAAATTTTAAAATTTGCTGCATTGATAGAGAAAATGAGACAGGATGCAATGATTTGGAATATCAATTCATTTGAAAAAAAATGACTCCTACTTTTAAATTGCATAAACAAAAACTTCATGCGAGACTTAAAACCTCCATAGAAAAATTAAGAATTCTTTTAGTAGAAAATAAGAGCCATTTTTTCTTAGGGATGGAAAATTCGTCCAGCAAGTATCATCAATTTGCAAATTCTTTAAAATCATTTTAGTTTTTCAGCATTGAACACAATTACAATTTAAAATCATGACATTATTTGGAAAATAAAAGCGTGTAAGAAAAACTGTAAGAATATGTACATTGATGATTCCAGTTAAAATCTAAAATTACATGAAACAACTTTCCACTAGAAAATAACAACTTTTTATGGTCCTTGTTATCTAACCAACAATGGATGCAACAGTATGAGCCCAGAATTTCAGATTATGTTTCATATCAATTTCACTACCCTTTTCTGGTACCCTCCAATTCACCAATGGATTTCTTCTCCCCCTTAGGTCTACCAAATCCCATGCCTCAGATAAATAAGGCTTCTCATCAGATACATCACTTTCATCGATCTTCTTCTGTTCATCATCTTCTTTTCCTAGTCTTTGTAAACCAGGTATCAATGAGGCCAGTTTTGAATCTTTGTCTTCCTCAGAAAACACAAAACCCAAATCCATAAATCCTTTTACTTCTTGAAACTCAAGCTCTGATAAACTCCTACTTTTACTTCTCTTTCTTCTCTGATTGTGACTGTTGCTCTGTTTTTTCTTGTTTATATCTTTCTTTTTGGTGCTTGTCCCGTTTGAGAATTCTATGATTTCTCTCTCAGAAGGGATTGTTCGAAGCTTAGATGAAGTGAGGACAGAATTTGGTGATGGAGAGTCGGAGAAAACTGAGCCTGTGAAACTCAAATTTTGTTCACCGTAGAACCTAACATCTAGATTTGTAGTTGGAACTAAGAACTTTGTGTCTTCTTGAGGAAGAGTTTGTTCTAGTTTTGTCTGACAATTTGAAGATCTTTTGTTGGTGAGAATTGTAGTTTCAAACCAGAAAGAATCTAACAACATTAGAACTTGTTCTGCAGACATTGCTTTGTTGTGTGTTAAAAGTGAATAGGTTGGATATGTTAGAAAGATATGAGAAGATTGGAGAGAGTTAATAAGTTTGGAGATAAGAAGAG from Lathyrus oleraceus cultivar Zhongwan6 chromosome 7, CAAS_Psat_ZW6_1.0, whole genome shotgun sequence encodes the following:
- the LOC127107431 gene encoding uncharacterized protein LOC127107431, with product MSAEQVLMLLDSFWFETTILTNKRSSNCQTKLEQTLPQEDTKFLVPTTNLDVRFYGEQNLSFTGSVFSDSPSPNSVLTSSKLRTIPSEREIIEFSNGTSTKKKDINKKKQSNSHNQRRKRSKSRSLSELEFQEVKGFMDLGFVFSEEDKDSKLASLIPGLQRLGKEDDEQKKIDESDVSDEKPYLSEAWDLVDLRGRRNPLVNWRVPEKGSEIDMKHNLKFWAHTVASIVG